The following is a genomic window from Amycolatopsis australiensis.
TCCGGGACGGTGCCGAAGACCGTCGACTACTTCAGCGCCGAAGCCGTCTCCGGCGAGTTCGCCGCGAACGACGAGGTCGACGAGCTGCGCTGGCTGCCCCCGACGGCCGCGGAGAAGCTGCTGACCCGCCCGGAGGACGTGCGGGTGCTGCGCGCTTTCTGCGAACTGCCCCCGTCGGTGACGACGGTGTTGCTGGTACGCCACGCGAAAGCGGGCAAACGGGACGACTGGAACGGTGACGACGACCTGCGGCCGCTGTCCGAAGCGGGACAGCGGCAGGCGTCGGCGTTGCGGCGGGTGCTGGCGTTGTTCGGACCGGACCGGGTGCTGTCGGCGCCGCGGCTGCGGTGCGTGCAGACGGTGCACGGCATCGCGGAGGACCTGGGCACCGAGGTACGGCACGAGCCGCTGCTGTCGGAGGAGGGCTACTGGCCGGACCCGGTGCTGGGCGTGGCGCGGCTGCTGGCCATCGCGAGCGACGGCGGGACACCGGTGGTCTGCAGCCAGGGCGGAGTGATCCCGGACCTGGTCAGCGCACTGGCCGACCGCGACGGCGTGGAGCTGCCCTCCGCCCGCGGCGGAGTGGTGCCGAGCAAGAAGGGCTCGTTCTGGGTTTTGTCGTTCCGCGCGCCGACGC
Proteins encoded in this region:
- a CDS encoding NUDIX hydrolase — protein: MTQEVRAAGAVLWRGDGGETEVALVHRPRYDDWSLPKGKLDAGETSAEAAVREVREETGFDAVLGRYLARTAYPVQARNGSGTVPKTVDYFSAEAVSGEFAANDEVDELRWLPPTAAEKLLTRPEDVRVLRAFCELPPSVTTVLLVRHAKAGKRDDWNGDDDLRPLSEAGQRQASALRRVLALFGPDRVLSAPRLRCVQTVHGIAEDLGTEVRHEPLLSEEGYWPDPVLGVARLLAIASDGGTPVVCSQGGVIPDLVSALADRDGVELPSARGGVVPSKKGSFWVLSFRAPTPEAGPVLLAADYHASALPTPSPSRS